The Cyprinus carpio isolate SPL01 chromosome A9, ASM1834038v1, whole genome shotgun sequence genome window below encodes:
- the ttc21b gene encoding tetratricopeptide repeat protein 21B, with translation MAGVDDEESALALILYYCQEKYSSHVVDVSSEAQGKFSHDPVFSFLHAYGLLMQDQVSEAIQELEQLKERRDVSLCVLMALVYAQKKRPNPDRDVIQELDGRVKEERKTASPKALYYAGLLLWLLGRNDKAREYVDRMIKISSGSKEGIVLKGWIDLRSNKDAYAKKSGKYFDEALKEKSDIFALMGKVHYYEFRQNYSGALETINQVIVSYPSFLPALAKKMKLLLTLQDWEQTIDAAQRLLQRDKNNLEALRMLALHSLCREGDAGECVNQLSNLISNLDIQEPNNPELFYRMSLAFTRVCGRAEKVLQHTHRMVERAFAQASSDSELATELGYQLVLLGRVKEAMKWYKTAMTLDESSVSALIGIIRCQLMEGHIEDAEQQLEFLTEIQQSIGKSGELLYLRALLAVKKRRPPDEATNLLNDTVDTHFSALQGLPLSVEYFEKLNPDFLLEIAKEYLALSPAKAPAPGQPPAPQLQHCASVLDTVVKVVPGLMQAVFLMAKVRFQSGDIEAAQSSLQHCLDQNPAHADAHLLMAQIHLIQGNFKLSSQSLELCLSHNFEIREHPLYHLIKAQAQRKMGQLQEAIQTLQMAMSLCAVKRTGSSTKRPSKRVELSSADCVSVFLELAEALWLNGEQHEAAKVMQDAINEFTGTPEELRVTIANADLALMRGDTELALSMLRNITPEQPYYIQAKEKMAEIYLNHRKEKRLYVSCYRDLVDKLPSPHTFLLLGDAYMNIQEPELAIEVYEQALKKNPKDGAVASKIGKALVKTHNYVKAINYYEAALKSGQQNFLRYDLADLLMKLRQYERCEKVLQEALTHDPVNELLLLTEDCRYLVLLAKVQSKVNKNDEALLSLQRARDVQAKVLKRVQLEQPDSVSAQKQLAAEICAEIAKHCSSQRGYERAVKFYKEALVYCESDSKVMLELAQLYLTLDDVEACQQQCSAILKNDPVNESATLMMADLMFRKQDYEQAVFHFQQLLERKPDNYPTLSRLIDLLRRAGKLEEVPRFLEMAEKHSSRAKFEPGYNYCKGLYLWYTGEPNDGLRHFNKARKDNDWGQNAVYNMIEICLNPDNETIGGEVFENLDGDMGNSTEKQESEQLAVRTAEKLLKELKPQTPAGHVQLRILENYCYLATKQKANVERALNVFIEIANSEKDHVPALLAMATAYMILKQTPRARNQLKRIAKMNWNIIDADEFEKSWLLLADIYIQSGKYDMAGELLKRCLRHNKSCCKAYEYMGYIMEKEQSFRDAAMNYEMAWKYSNQTNPTIGYKLAFNYLKAKRHVDAIDVCHKVLDAHPNYPRIRKDILDKARAALRS, from the exons ATGGCGGGGGTTGATGATGAGGAGAGCGCGCTT GCCTTGATCTTATACTACTGCCAGGAAAAGTACTCCAGTCATGTTGTAGATGTTTCCAGTGAAGCTCAAGGGAAATTCAGTCATGATCCAGTCTTCTCATTCCTCCACGCGTATGGGCTGCTCATGCAAG ATCAAGTGTCGGAGGCCATTCAGGAGCTGGAGCAGCTGAAGGAGAGAAGAGACGTTTCCCTCTGTGTGCTCATGGCTCTGGTTTATGCCCAGAAGAAAAGACCAAACCCTG ACCGTGATGTGATCCAGGAGCTGGATGGAAGGGTGAAGGAGGAGAGGAAGACGGCGAGTCCCAAAGCTCTGTATTACGCTGGCTTGCTGCTGTGGCTTCTGGGCCGCAATGACAAAGCCAGAGAGTATGTGGACAGAATGATCAAGATCTCCAGTGGCTCTAAAGAG GGAATTGTGCTGAAAGGCTGGATTGATCTGCGATCTAATAAGGATGCTTATGCAAAGAAGTCTGGGAAATACTTTGACGAGGCCTTGAAGGAGAAAAGTGACATTTTTGCTTTGATGGGGAAG GTACATTATTATGAATTTCGGCAGAATTATTCTGGTGCTTTAGAGACCATTAACCAGGTGATTGTGAGTTACCCGTCCTTTCTACCTGCCCTGGCCAAGAAGATGAAGCTGCTGTTGACTCTGCAGGACTGGGAACAAACTATAGATGCAGCTCAGAg GCTTCTCCAGCGAGATAAAAATAACCTGGAGGCTCTGAGGATGCTGGCGCTGCACTCTCTCTGCAGGGAAGGAGATGCTGGAGAG tgtgtaaATCAGCTATCAAATCTGATCAGTAATCTGGACATTCAGGAACCGAACAATCCTGAGCTCTTCTACAGGATGTCTTTAGCCTTCACTCGAGTG TGTGGAAGAGCGGAGAAGGTCCTTCAGCACACTCACAGGATGGTGGAGCGGGCGTTTGCACAGGCCTCGAGTGACTCTGAACTGGCCACAGAGTTGGGCTACCAGCTGGTTCTGCTGGGAAGGGTGAAGGAGGCCATGAAATGGTACAAGACAGCAATGACTCTCGATGAGAGCAGCGTCTCCGCTTTGATAG GTATCATCAGGTGTCAGCTCATGGAGGGACACATAGAGGATGCAGAACAGCAGCTGGAGTTTCTAACAGAGATCCAGCAGTCCATTGGTAAATCAGGG gagCTGTTGTATCTGCGGGCGCTGTTGGCTGTGAAAAAGCGTCGGCCCCCAGACGAGGCGACTAATCTGTTAAACGACACGGTGGACACGCACTTTTCCGCCCTGCAGGGGTTGCCTCTCAGCGTCGAGTACTTTGAGAAGCTTAACCCCGACTTCCTGCTTGAGATTGCCAAGGAATACCTGGCACTGTCTCCTGCCAAG GCTCCAGCTCCTGGTCAGCCTCCTGCACCTCAGCTGCAGCACTGTGCGTCTGTGCTGGACACGGTGGTCAAAGTAGTGCCTGGACTGATGCAGGCCGTCTTTCTAATGGCCAAAGTCCGATTTCAGTCAG GAGATATCGAAGCGGCCCAGAGCAGCCTGCAGCACTGTTTGGATCAGAACCCAGCCCATGCTGATGCCCATCTCCTCATGGCTCAGATCCATCTCATTCAGGGCAACTTCAAGCTCTCCTCCCAATCTCTGGAGCTCTGCCTCAGCCACAACTTTGAG ATCCGTGAGCATCCTCTGTATCACCTGATAAAAGCTCAGGCTCAGAGGAAGATGGGGCAGCTTCAGGAGGCCATTCAGACGCTGCAGATGGCCATGAGTCTGTGTGCTGTGAAGAGAACAGGCTCCTCAACCAAAAGACCGAGTAAGAGAGTTGAGCTCAGCTCGGCTGACTGCGTATCTGTGTTCCTGGAGCTAGCTGAAGCTCTGTGGCTCAATGGAGAACAG CACGAGGCAGCTAAAGTGATGCAGGATGCCATAAATGAGTTTACGGGCACTCCAGAGGAGCTTCGAGTCACTATCGCCAATGCAGACCTCGCGCTCATGCGCGGAGATACAGAGCTGGCACTGAGCATGCTCAGAAACATCACGCCAGAGCAGCCCTACTATATACAGGCCAAAGAAAAAATGGCAGAGATCTACCTGAACCACAGGAAAGAGAAACGGCTTTATGTGAGCTGCTATAG GGATTTGGTGGACAAATTGCCGAGCCCTCATACCTTCCTGTTACTCGGCGATGCCTACATGAACATTCAGGAG CCAGAGCTTGCCATTGAGGTGTATGAACAAGCCCTGAAGAAAAACCCCAAAGATGGAGCTGTGGCCAGTAAGATTGGAAAAGCACTCGTCAAGACCCACAACTATGTAAAG gCAATTAACTATTATGAAGCGGCGCTGAAGAGTGGACAGCAAAATTTCCTGCGTTATGACTTGGCTGACCTGCTCATGAAGCTCAGGCAGTATGAACGCTGTGAAAAAGTCCTGCAAGAGGCTCTCACACATGATCCTG taaatgaGCTGCTGCTTCTTACCGAAGACTGTCGCTATCTTGTGCTTCTCGCTAAAGTCCAGAGCAAAGTCAATAAAAATGACGAAGCATTGCTGTCCTTACAGAGA GCGAGAGATGTGCAGGCGAAGGTGCTGAAGCGCGTTCAGCTGGAGCAGCCAGACTCGGTGTCCGCGCAGAAGCAGCTCGCCGCAGAGATCTGCGCTGAAATCGCCAAACACTGCAGCAGCCAGCGCGGCTACGAACGAGCCGTCAAGTTCTACAAAGAGGCGCTTGTGTACTGTGAAAGTGACAGCAAG GTGATGTTAGAACTGGCTCAGCTGTATCTTACTCTGGATGATGTCGAGGCCTGTCAGCAGCAGTGCAGTGCCATTCTGAAGAACGATCCCGTCAACGAGTCGGCTACACTG ATGATGGCAGACCTTATGTTCCGGAAGCAGGACTATGAACAGGCTGTATTTCACTTCCAGCAGCTCTTGGAGAGGAAACCAG ACAACTACCCAACGCTGTCCCGCCTCATTGATCTGCTGCGCAGAGCCGGCAAACTGGAGGAGGTTCCAAGATTCCTCGAGATGGCAGAGAAACACTCATCGAGGGCCAAGTTTGAGCCTGGATACAACTACTGCAAAGGGCTCTACCTGTG GTACACTGGTGAACCTAACGATGGGTTACGTCACTTCAACAAAGCCAGGAAGGACAACGACTGGGGCCAGAACGCAGTGTACAACATGATTGAGATTTGTCTCAACCCTGACAACGAGACCATAGGAGGAGAGGTGTTTGAGAACCTGGACGGAGACATGGG aaacTCTACAGAGAAGCAGGAGTCGGAGCAGCTGGCCGTGAGAACAGCAGAGAAGCTCTTAAAGGAGCTGAAGCCGCAAACCCCAGCGGGACACGTACAGCTGCGCATCCTGGAGAACTACTGTTATCTGGCCACCAAACAGAAAGCCAATGTGGAAAGAGCCCTCAACGTGTTCATTGAGATCGCAAACAGTGAG AAAGATCATGTTCCTGCGCTGCTGGCCATGGCCACTGCCTACATGATCCTGAAGCAAACCCCTCGAGCCCGAAACCAGCTCAAACGCATCGCCAAGATGAACTGGAACATCATTGATGCGGATGAGTTTGAAAAGAGCTGGCTGCTCCTGGCTGACATCTACATCCAGTCGGGAAAATACGACATGGCAGGAGAGCTGCTAAAGAGATGCCTGCGACACAACAAG TCCTGCTGCAAGGCATACGAGTACATGGGCTACATTATGGAGAAGGAGCAGTCCTTCAGAGATGCTGCCATGAATTATGAAATGGCCTGGAAATACAGCAATCAAACCAACCCCACTATCG GCTACAAGCTCGCGTTCAATTACCTGAAGGCCAAGAGACACGTGGATGCCATAGATGTGTGTCATAAA GTTTTGGATGCACATCCCAACTATCCACGCATCAGGAAGGACATCTTGGACAAAGCAAGAGCAGCTTTAAGATCGTGA